One window of Silvimonas iriomotensis genomic DNA carries:
- the cobA gene encoding uroporphyrinogen-III C-methyltransferase: MDHGKVTLLGAGPGDLELLTLKAVRALAAADILLLDDLANADITTLAPQARVIRVGKRGGCKSTPQDFIQRLMRRYAVQGKHVVRVKGGEVLLFGRAGEEISWLRAHGIAVEIINGISSGLAAAAAMHISLTHREHCQGVTFVTAHMQDHSEPDWHTLAATGTTLVIYMGMSRIESLAAGLMATLPGSTPAAVVQNASTATERRLLTTLDQLAACSTQQGFASPAIILVGQAVGESDVVRSDVLAAA; encoded by the coding sequence ATGGATCACGGCAAAGTCACGCTGCTGGGCGCAGGCCCTGGCGACCTGGAACTGTTGACCCTGAAAGCGGTACGCGCACTGGCCGCGGCGGACATCCTGTTACTGGATGACCTGGCCAACGCCGACATCACCACCCTCGCCCCGCAGGCGCGCGTGATCCGCGTGGGCAAACGCGGCGGCTGCAAATCCACCCCGCAGGATTTCATCCAGCGCCTGATGCGCCGTTACGCCGTGCAAGGCAAACACGTAGTACGCGTGAAAGGTGGCGAAGTGCTGCTATTTGGCCGCGCAGGTGAAGAAATCAGCTGGCTGCGCGCACATGGCATCGCCGTCGAGATCATCAACGGCATCAGCTCTGGCCTGGCGGCTGCGGCAGCCATGCATATCTCGCTCACGCACCGGGAACACTGCCAGGGCGTCACCTTTGTCACCGCCCACATGCAAGACCACAGCGAACCAGACTGGCACACCCTGGCCGCCACCGGGACCACACTGGTGATTTATATGGGCATGAGCCGGATCGAGAGCCTGGCCGCTGGCCTGATGGCCACCTTGCCAGGCTCAACCCCCGCCGCAGTAGTGCAGAACGCCAGCACTGCGACGGAACGACGGTTGTTGACGACGCTGGATCAACTCGCCGCCTGTAGCACGCAGCAAGGGTTTGCGAGTCCGGCGATTATTCTGGTCGGCCAGGCGGTTGGGGAAAGTGATGTGGTACGCAGTGACGTTCTGGCTGCCGCATGA